AGTGAAATGAAAAAACATGGCATATACGTGATTATCTTTGATGCTCTCTTTGAAAAAATCTTCATTCATATTGCTTTTATAAAAAACAGTAAAATCTTTTAGTACCGCGGGCTTTCGCTTATCATAAAGCAATAAATACCCAAAAACATTATTAATATCCCCGTTTTCGATGACGCGATAAAATTCTAAGTCGCGGGTATTAATCAAACGTTGAAATCTCACATTTGTACACGTCCAATCCAATTAAATTATTTCTCTTTCTATACGTTTAATTTTACCACACACCTCATAAAAAAATATCATTTAACTGTAGCTGTAACTAAAATTTAAAAATATCGCCACATTTTATTACAAACTTATGCACAAAATTAGAATCCTTATAAACAAAGCCCTGTGGATAAATTTTTTTTCATCTTTTCTTACCCACCGAATACTAACAAGTTATTCACACATTAACTGCTTGTGGACAACTTTTACTAACATCTGGATAAATTTGTTAATATCTCGTTATAATCCTTGCTATTAAAGCTTTTTTTTGATATTATAATTTTTGTCAAAGAGAATAGTTATTCGTAAAAATCAAAGTTATCCACAAAATATTTTTTTGTTGTGGATATTTTTTTAACAGCACCTGGATAACTTTATCCACTATTTTTTAACTTGTGGATAACTTTTAAAAATTAAAAGGAGGAAGCAGTTTGCAACCTATTGAAGATATTTGGCAAGAGGCTCTCACAATTGTAAAAAAGAACATGAGCAAACCTAGCTATGACACTTGGATGAAGTCTACCACCGTTCATGCACTAGAAAATGATACATTTGTGATTGCCGCGCCAAATAATTTTGTTCGGGATTGGTTAGAAAAAAGTTATACGCAATTCATTGCTAATATTTTAAATGAAATCACTGGACAAACTTACAATATTCGTTTTATCGACGGGGAACAAGAAGAGAACTTCGATTATAAACCGATCCAACCTGGTAAAACTACTGCTGATGAAAATGATCCAGATAACATCAAAAGCATGCTTAATCCTCGCTATGTTTTTGATACTTTTGTTATTGGTTCTGGGAATCGCTTTGCTCATGCAGCTTCACTCGCGGTAGCAGAAGCTCCAGCAAAAGCCTATAATCCACTTTTTATTTATGGAGGTGTAGGCCTTGGTAAAACACATTTAATGCATGCAGTCGGTCATTATGTTCAACAACATAAAAAAAATGCTAAAGTGATGTATTTATCAAGTGAAAAATTTACGAATGAGTTTATTAGTTCCATCCGCGATAACAAAACGGAAGAATTTCGCACAAAATATCGAAATGTAGATATTTTACTCATTGATGACATTCAATTTTTAGCTGGAAAAGAAGGGACACAAGAAGAATTTTTCCATACGTTTAATACACTTTATGACGAACAAAAGCAAATTATTATTTCAAGTGATCGTCCACCTAAAGAAATTCCAACACTTGAAGATCGTCTTCGTTCTCGCTTTGAATGGGGACTTATAACGGATATTACACCCCCTGACTTAGAAACACGGATTGCTATTTTACGTAAAAAAGCTAAAGCTGATGGGCTAGATATACCAAATGAAGTCATGCTTTATATTGCTAATCAAATCGATAGCAATATTCGTGAACTCGAAGGCGCACTGATTCGTGTCGTTGCCTACTCATCACTTGTAAATAGAGATATCACTGCAGGGCTCGCAGCTGAAGCGCTAAAAGATATTATTCCTACTACGAAGTCAACTGTAATTACGATCAAAGATATCCAAGAAGCTGTTGGAAAATACTTCCAAGTTCAACTAGATGATTTTAAAGCTAAAAAACGGACGAAAAGTATTGCTTTTCCTAGACAAATTGCTATGTATATGTCCCGTGAACTAACAGATGCCTCACTTCCTAAGATTGGTGATGAATTTGGCGGCCGTGACCATACAACGGTTATCCATGCACATGAAAAAATTACCCAAATGTTGAAAAATGATCAGGTTTTAAAAAATGACATCGCAGAAATTGAAAAAACATTACGCAAAGCTGGTTCTCTTTTTTAATACAGCCTTGTGGATATTGTGGATAATAAAATACAAGTTATGCACAGTTTATTAACATGTGGAAAACTTTAATTTTCCTTCTTTAAACTAACTTATCCACAAATCCACAAGACCTACTACTATTACTACGATTTTTTAATACTTAATTAAAGGTTTTCCAAAAAATTTAAAAGTGGAGGTTAATCATGAAATTTGTAATTCAACGAGATCGTTTAGTACTTGCTGTAAATGAAGTAACGCGAGCTATTTCTTCTAGAACAACCATTCCGATTTTAACAGGGATAAAAATAGAGGTTAATGATGAAGGAGTGACCCTTACAGGTAGTGATTCAGATATTTCAATTGAAGCCTTTATTCCTTTAATTGAAAATGATGAAATTCTAGTCGAAGTTGAAACTTTTGGAGGGATCGTTTTACAATCCAAATATTTTGGAGATATTATTCGTCGTTTACCTGATGAGAATGTTGAAATTGAAGTGACAACAAATAATCAAACGACCATTTGTTCCGGCCAAGCTTTTTTCACATTAAACGGTCTAGATGTTATGGAATATCCTAAATTACCAGAAGTTACAGATGGCAAAAAGATTTCAATTCCAATCAATGTACTTAAAAATATTGTTCGCCAAACAGTTTTTGCTGTTTCAGCAATTGAGGTTCGGCCTGTACTTACCGGTGTAAATTGGATAATAAAAAGTAACCAGCTTACAGCAGTCGCAACAGATAGTCATCGTCTAGCTTTGCGTGAAATTCCGTTAGAAAATGAAGCACAAGAGGAATATAATATTGTTATTCCGGGAAAAAGTTTATCAGAATTAAATAAAATTCTTGATGAAGCAACTGAATCGATTGAAATGGTTCTTGCAAGTAATCAAATTCTTTTTAAAATGAAGAATCTGCTGTTCTATTCACGGCTGCTTGAAGGAAGCTACCCAGATACATCACGCTTAATTCCTACAGAGTCAAAATCTGAATTAGTTATTAATGCAAAATCATTTTTACAAGCGATTGATCGTGCTTCCCTACTTGCTCGTGAAAATCGTAATAATGTCATCAAACTTGCAACGCTTGAAAATGGTCAAGTGGAAATTTCATCGAATTCTCCTGAGGTAGGTAATGTCTCAGAAAAACTGTTTAGTCAAAGTTTTACAGGTGAAGACTTAAAAATTTCATTCAATGGGAAATACATGATGGATGCACTAAGAGCATTTGATGGTGATGATGTTCAAATCTCTTTTTCAGGCACAATGAGACCGTTTGTCCTTAGACCACGTGATGCTACGAACCCCAATGAAATTTTACAATTGATTACCCCTGTTCGGACATATTAAATTACTTAGGGTTTTGGCTGACATTTGCCAAAACCCTTTTTTATATAAAGTACTTTCAATATAACGCCATAGAAGCCGTTATGTTTCTTTTTATATAAAAATAATATCCCCCCATTATTTTCGTTAAAAAAGCGAATAAACCTCATAGCATGAAAAATTCTTTGTATTATTGTTAAAACTTTAGTAAAATAAGAGATGTGATAAAAAGATTGGATGTGACATTTTGGCTGATATAGTAAAAATTGATCGTGAATATGTGACACTTGGACAATTACTTCAAATGATCGAAGTTGTGCAAAGTGGTGGGATGGCTAAAGTATTCTTAGCTGAACATCCGATTTACATTAATGGTGAACAGGATAACAGACGCGGAAGAAAACTACGTAACGGAGACGTAGTGTTGATTCCAAGCAAAGGAAAAGTAAAAATTGAACAATCCTAAAAAAGGAATTTAAAACATGCTTTTAGAAAATATTGTGTTACGTAATTTCCGTAATTATGAAGAGTTTTCACTTGATTTTGACAAGTCGATAAATGTTTTTTTAGGGAAAAATGCTCAAGGAAAAACCAATTTGCTAGAAGCTATCTTGATTCTTGCTCTTGCCAAATCACATCGGACGACAAATGATAAAGATTTTATTAAGTGGGATAAAGACGCTGCTAAAATTAAAGGTCAAATTGAAAAACATAATCAAACGATTCCGCTTGAAATTACAATTACTCAAAAAGGAAAAAAAGCAAAAGTTAATCATTTGGAACAAAAAAAATTGAGCCAATATGTAGGCCATTTAAATGTGGTCATGTTTGCGCCAGAAGATCTATCACTTGTAAAAGGCGCACCTGGTTTAAGAAGACGTTTTATGAATATGGAAATTGGTCAGATAAAGCCTGTTTATTTACATGACTTAAGCCAATATCAACGCATCTTACATCAGCGGAATCAATATTTAAAACTAGCGCAACTGAAA
This DNA window, taken from Listeria sp. PSOL-1, encodes the following:
- the dnaA gene encoding chromosomal replication initiator protein DnaA → MQPIEDIWQEALTIVKKNMSKPSYDTWMKSTTVHALENDTFVIAAPNNFVRDWLEKSYTQFIANILNEITGQTYNIRFIDGEQEENFDYKPIQPGKTTADENDPDNIKSMLNPRYVFDTFVIGSGNRFAHAASLAVAEAPAKAYNPLFIYGGVGLGKTHLMHAVGHYVQQHKKNAKVMYLSSEKFTNEFISSIRDNKTEEFRTKYRNVDILLIDDIQFLAGKEGTQEEFFHTFNTLYDEQKQIIISSDRPPKEIPTLEDRLRSRFEWGLITDITPPDLETRIAILRKKAKADGLDIPNEVMLYIANQIDSNIRELEGALIRVVAYSSLVNRDITAGLAAEALKDIIPTTKSTVITIKDIQEAVGKYFQVQLDDFKAKKRTKSIAFPRQIAMYMSRELTDASLPKIGDEFGGRDHTTVIHAHEKITQMLKNDQVLKNDIAEIEKTLRKAGSLF
- the dnaN gene encoding DNA polymerase III subunit beta, with translation MKFVIQRDRLVLAVNEVTRAISSRTTIPILTGIKIEVNDEGVTLTGSDSDISIEAFIPLIENDEILVEVETFGGIVLQSKYFGDIIRRLPDENVEIEVTTNNQTTICSGQAFFTLNGLDVMEYPKLPEVTDGKKISIPINVLKNIVRQTVFAVSAIEVRPVLTGVNWIIKSNQLTAVATDSHRLALREIPLENEAQEEYNIVIPGKSLSELNKILDEATESIEMVLASNQILFKMKNLLFYSRLLEGSYPDTSRLIPTESKSELVINAKSFLQAIDRASLLARENRNNVIKLATLENGQVEISSNSPEVGNVSEKLFSQSFTGEDLKISFNGKYMMDALRAFDGDDVQISFSGTMRPFVLRPRDATNPNEILQLITPVRTY
- the yaaA gene encoding S4 domain-containing protein YaaA yields the protein MGCDILADIVKIDREYVTLGQLLQMIEVVQSGGMAKVFLAEHPIYINGEQDNRRGRKLRNGDVVLIPSKGKVKIEQS